A DNA window from Moorella thermoacetica contains the following coding sequences:
- a CDS encoding 4Fe-4S dicluster domain-containing protein, translated as MPYRITNDCIACGDCTVVCPRKAIVLEGSTYNTVGDINSTTDVVRDGAMDEPPEKLVAFYRITAGCNNCGCCREVCPAGAIIWED; from the coding sequence GTGCCTTACCGGATAACCAATGATTGTATTGCCTGTGGCGATTGTACGGTGGTCTGCCCCCGGAAGGCCATCGTTTTGGAGGGCTCCACCTATAACACCGTGGGGGATATCAACTCGACCACGGATGTCGTCCGCGACGGGGCCATGGATGAACCGCCGGAGAAACTGGTGGCCTTTTACCGCATCACTGCCGGTTGCAATAACTGCGGCTGCTGCCGGGAGGTCTGCCCGGCAGGGGCCATTATCTGGGAAGATTAG
- a CDS encoding radical SAM protein has protein sequence MINARAHLELAKKYVTEKVLQEAFSYMEKNPEENFPRILNTARLLAREEVHKQQIAKVLEAYRTNPSIHAYVNRLFKVHPNVKQRLIYNWFVNAMLLGIPRQHQVSQETGVHIPNFFLLDPTSDCNLRCHGCWAGEYAHHDTLELDLVDRLCREAKAVGIYWLAMSGGEPFRWPHLFELAERHPDMAFMLYTNGTLIDDAVADRMVEVGNITPAISLEGWRERTDARRGRGVFDRVMAAMDRLRERGLVFGVSITITRENAEEVTSDEFIDFLLEKGVVYGWSFHYIPIGRDPNPELMVTPEQRAYLAERIPYIRNHKGLQIADFWNDGELTLGCIAGGRRYFHITASGAVEPCAFIHFSMDNIKEKSLLEVLQSPLFRAYQRRQPFSDNLLRPCPLIDVPEGLRQIVAETGAKPTHPGADTALKGSIGAYLDANAARWGEVADRIWRERHPEPQKELTAGK, from the coding sequence TTGATTAACGCCCGTGCCCATTTAGAGCTGGCCAAAAAGTATGTAACCGAAAAGGTCCTCCAGGAAGCCTTCAGCTATATGGAAAAAAACCCAGAGGAGAATTTTCCCCGCATCCTGAATACCGCCCGGTTATTGGCCAGGGAGGAGGTACATAAGCAACAGATCGCCAAAGTGCTGGAGGCCTACCGGACCAACCCCAGCATCCACGCCTACGTGAATCGCCTCTTCAAAGTGCATCCTAATGTTAAACAGCGCCTGATCTACAACTGGTTCGTCAACGCCATGCTCCTCGGTATACCTCGCCAGCACCAGGTCTCCCAGGAAACCGGGGTTCATATACCTAATTTCTTCCTTCTGGACCCCACCAGCGACTGCAACCTGCGCTGTCACGGCTGCTGGGCCGGGGAGTATGCCCACCACGACACCCTGGAACTGGATCTGGTGGACCGCCTCTGCCGCGAGGCCAAGGCGGTCGGCATTTACTGGCTGGCCATGTCCGGCGGCGAGCCCTTCCGCTGGCCCCATCTCTTTGAACTGGCCGAGCGCCATCCCGATATGGCCTTTATGCTCTATACCAACGGCACGCTCATCGATGACGCCGTGGCCGACCGCATGGTGGAGGTCGGCAACATCACGCCGGCCATTAGCCTGGAAGGCTGGCGGGAACGCACCGACGCCCGCCGGGGCCGGGGTGTCTTTGACCGGGTAATGGCCGCCATGGACCGCCTGCGGGAGCGGGGTCTGGTCTTCGGGGTTTCCATCACCATTACCAGGGAAAACGCGGAGGAGGTCACCAGCGATGAGTTCATCGACTTCCTGTTGGAGAAGGGTGTAGTCTACGGCTGGAGTTTCCATTATATACCCATCGGCCGGGATCCCAATCCCGAACTCATGGTCACTCCCGAGCAGCGGGCCTACCTGGCTGAGCGCATTCCCTATATTCGTAACCACAAGGGGCTGCAGATTGCCGATTTCTGGAATGACGGCGAGCTGACCCTGGGATGCATCGCCGGCGGCCGGCGCTACTTCCACATCACCGCCAGCGGGGCAGTGGAGCCCTGCGCCTTCATTCACTTCTCCATGGACAACATCAAAGAGAAGAGCCTGCTGGAGGTTCTCCAGTCGCCCCTCTTCCGGGCCTATCAGCGCCGCCAGCCGTTTAGCGATAACCTGCTCAGGCCCTGCCCCCTCATCGATGTCCCTGAGGGCCTGCGGCAGATCGTAGCCGAAACCGGGGCTAAACCAACCCACCCGGGCGCAGATACAGCCCTGAAAGGTTCTATCGGCGCCTATCTGGACGCCAACGCCGCCCGCTGGGGCGAGGTGGCTGACAGGATCTGGCGGGAACGTCACCCGGAGCCCCAAAAAGAATTGACAGCCGGGAAGTAA
- a CDS encoding transketolase codes for MATARRIRRDIVRMVGAAGSGHPGGSLSAVEIMTALYFKVMRLDPERPDWPERDRFVLSKGHAAPVLYAALAERGFFAVDKLDTLRRLGSPLQGHPDRKSLPGVEVSTGSLGHGLAVANGMALAGRLDGRDYHVYVLLGDGELEEGMVWEGAMAAAHYHLDNLTAIVDHNHLQIDGRVEEVMSPEPVADKFRAFGWEVMTIDGHDFGQILDALERAREVKGKPTVIIAETIKGKGVSFMENQAGWHGKAPKPEEVEKALAELA; via the coding sequence ATGGCTACGGCCAGGCGGATTCGCCGGGACATCGTCAGGATGGTGGGGGCGGCCGGCTCCGGCCACCCCGGCGGGTCCCTGTCGGCGGTGGAGATCATGACAGCCCTTTATTTTAAGGTCATGCGCCTGGACCCGGAGCGGCCGGACTGGCCGGAGCGGGACCGCTTCGTTCTTTCCAAGGGCCACGCGGCCCCGGTTCTTTACGCCGCCCTGGCGGAAAGGGGCTTCTTTGCCGTGGATAAGCTGGATACCCTGCGGCGGCTGGGCAGCCCCCTGCAGGGGCACCCGGACCGCAAATCCCTGCCGGGGGTGGAGGTTTCCACCGGTTCCCTGGGCCACGGCCTGGCGGTAGCCAACGGCATGGCCCTGGCCGGGCGCCTGGACGGCCGGGATTACCACGTCTATGTCCTCCTGGGGGACGGCGAGCTGGAGGAAGGCATGGTGTGGGAAGGGGCCATGGCCGCGGCCCATTATCATCTGGACAACCTGACGGCCATCGTCGACCACAACCACCTGCAGATCGACGGGCGGGTGGAGGAGGTCATGTCCCCGGAGCCGGTGGCCGACAAGTTCCGCGCCTTCGGCTGGGAAGTCATGACCATCGACGGCCATGACTTCGGCCAGATCCTGGACGCCCTGGAGCGGGCCCGGGAGGTAAAGGGCAAACCCACGGTCATCATCGCGGAAACCATCAAAGGCAAAGGCGTGTCCTTCATGGAAAACCAGGCCGGCTGGCACGGCAAAGCCCCGAAACCGGAAGAAGTGGAAAAGGCCCTGGCCGAGCTGGCCTAA
- the secA gene encoding preprotein translocase subunit SecA, giving the protein MVLGILHNLLDDNARDIKKLSRQVEAINALEPEIQALSDSDLQAKTPEFHRRLERGETLDELLPEAFAVVREASRRVLGMRHFDVQLMGGIVLHQGRIAEMKTGEGKTLVATLPAYLNALTGRGVHIVTVNDYLARRDSEWMGRIYRFLGLKVGLIVHGLDAAERREAYNADVTYGTNNEFGFDYLRDNMALHPEEMVQRELNYAIVDEVDSILIDEARTPLIISGMAEKPTEMYYTVAAIIPRLQPNIDYNVDEKAKVATLTEAGVAKVEKMLGVDNLYDDANMELAHHVNQALKAHTLMKRDRDYVVKDGQVIIVDEFTGRLMFGRRYSEGLHQAIEAKEGVKIERESQTLATITFQNFFRMYDKLAGMTGTAATEEEEFRKIYNLDVVVIPTNKPMIRKDYPDVVYRTEKGKFEAVVEEIRERHAKGQPVLVGTISIEKSERLSEMLKKRGIPHQVLNAKYHEKEAEIIAQAGRLGAVTIATNMAGRGTDIILGGNPEALAKEKMRQKGYSPEIIAAATAIKVDEGDPEVMAARQDYQQFLAAARRETEEEHRRVVELGGLHIIGTERHESRRIDNQLRGRAGRQGDPGSSRFYVSLEDDLMRLFGSDNLTGILDRLGMDDSTPIDHPLVSRSLEQAQKKVEAHNFDIRKHVLEYDDVMNKQREIIYRQRREVLTGADIRPTIEDMIKTVVDQTVDRFAGESKYPEEWDLAGLLDYAEQLFLPGCDREALANAIKEMEKEEVYGFLREKAMEAYRQREEELGPETLREIERLILLRVVDTKWMDHLDAMDQLRQGIGLRAYGQQDPLVAYKFEAYQMFNDMIASIQEDVVRYLYRVKVVQPQAERPRQVVENRYAGEASGPRQPVRREHKVGRNDPCPCGSGKKYKKCCGAGK; this is encoded by the coding sequence ATGGTGCTGGGTATATTGCATAATCTCCTTGACGATAATGCCCGGGATATAAAGAAATTGAGCCGCCAGGTAGAGGCCATCAACGCCCTGGAACCGGAGATTCAGGCCCTAAGCGACAGCGACCTCCAGGCCAAAACCCCGGAGTTCCATCGCCGCCTGGAGAGGGGCGAGACCTTGGACGAGCTGCTGCCGGAGGCCTTTGCCGTTGTCCGGGAGGCCTCCCGGAGGGTGCTGGGGATGCGCCACTTTGACGTCCAGCTTATGGGCGGCATCGTCCTCCACCAGGGACGCATCGCCGAGATGAAGACCGGCGAAGGCAAAACCCTGGTGGCTACCCTGCCGGCTTACCTCAATGCCCTGACGGGCAGAGGGGTGCATATTGTTACCGTCAATGACTACCTGGCCAGACGGGACAGCGAATGGATGGGTCGTATCTACCGTTTCCTGGGGCTGAAGGTGGGCCTGATCGTCCACGGCCTGGACGCCGCCGAGCGGCGGGAAGCGTATAACGCCGATGTTACCTACGGCACCAACAACGAGTTCGGCTTCGATTACCTGCGGGATAATATGGCCCTGCACCCGGAGGAGATGGTCCAGCGGGAGCTCAACTACGCCATCGTCGACGAGGTCGACAGTATCCTAATCGATGAAGCCCGGACGCCGCTCATTATCTCCGGTATGGCCGAAAAACCCACGGAGATGTATTACACGGTGGCTGCCATTATCCCGCGCCTGCAGCCGAACATTGATTATAATGTCGACGAAAAGGCCAAGGTGGCGACCCTGACGGAGGCCGGGGTAGCCAAGGTGGAAAAGATGCTGGGGGTCGACAACCTCTACGACGACGCCAATATGGAACTGGCCCACCACGTTAACCAGGCCTTGAAGGCCCATACCCTGATGAAGCGCGACCGGGACTATGTGGTCAAAGACGGCCAGGTCATCATCGTCGACGAGTTCACCGGCCGCCTGATGTTCGGCCGCCGCTACAGCGAAGGGTTGCACCAGGCCATCGAGGCCAAGGAAGGTGTGAAGATTGAGCGGGAGTCCCAGACCCTGGCTACCATCACCTTCCAAAACTTCTTCCGGATGTATGACAAGCTGGCCGGCATGACCGGCACGGCGGCTACCGAGGAAGAAGAGTTTCGCAAGATCTACAACCTGGATGTGGTGGTTATCCCCACCAATAAGCCCATGATCCGCAAGGATTACCCTGACGTCGTCTACCGGACGGAAAAGGGTAAGTTCGAGGCAGTTGTCGAGGAGATCCGGGAACGCCATGCAAAGGGCCAGCCGGTGCTGGTGGGCACCATCTCCATCGAAAAGTCCGAGCGCCTGAGTGAAATGCTTAAAAAACGGGGGATCCCCCACCAGGTGTTGAACGCCAAATACCACGAAAAGGAAGCGGAGATTATCGCCCAGGCCGGCCGCCTCGGGGCGGTGACCATCGCCACCAACATGGCCGGTCGCGGCACGGATATTATCCTGGGAGGCAACCCTGAGGCCCTGGCCAAAGAAAAGATGCGCCAGAAGGGCTACAGTCCGGAAATAATCGCCGCGGCTACGGCGATCAAGGTCGACGAGGGGGACCCGGAGGTCATGGCCGCCCGCCAGGACTACCAGCAGTTCCTGGCTGCCGCCCGGCGGGAGACGGAAGAGGAGCACCGGCGGGTGGTGGAACTTGGCGGCCTGCATATCATCGGCACCGAGCGCCACGAGAGCCGGCGGATCGATAACCAGCTTCGCGGTCGTGCCGGGCGCCAGGGAGACCCGGGGTCCAGCCGCTTCTATGTCTCCCTGGAAGATGATTTGATGCGCCTCTTCGGCTCCGACAACCTGACCGGTATCCTGGACCGTCTGGGTATGGACGACAGCACCCCCATCGACCATCCCCTGGTGTCCCGTTCCCTGGAGCAGGCCCAGAAAAAGGTCGAGGCCCATAACTTTGACATCCGCAAGCACGTCCTGGAATATGACGACGTCATGAATAAGCAGCGGGAGATTATCTACCGCCAGCGGCGGGAGGTGCTTACGGGGGCCGACATCCGGCCGACTATCGAAGACATGATCAAAACCGTCGTCGACCAGACGGTGGACCGCTTCGCCGGTGAGAGCAAGTACCCGGAGGAGTGGGACCTGGCCGGGCTGCTCGATTATGCCGAGCAGTTGTTCCTGCCCGGGTGCGACCGCGAGGCCCTGGCCAACGCCATCAAGGAGATGGAAAAGGAAGAGGTCTACGGCTTCCTGCGGGAAAAGGCTATGGAGGCCTACCGGCAGCGAGAAGAAGAACTGGGCCCCGAAACCCTCAGGGAGATCGAACGCCTGATTCTCCTCCGGGTGGTCGATACCAAGTGGATGGACCACCTGGACGCCATGGATCAGCTGCGCCAGGGCATCGGCCTCCGGGCCTACGGCCAGCAGGATCCCCTGGTGGCCTATAAATTTGAGGCCTACCAGATGTTTAACGATATGATCGCCTCCATCCAGGAAGACGTGGTGCGCTATCTGTACCGGGTGAAGGTCGTCCAGCCGCAAGCGGAGCGTCCCCGCCAGGTGGTGGAGAACCGCTATGCCGGTGAGGCTTCCGGTCCCCGGCAGCCGGTGCGCCGGGAGCATAAGGTAGGCCGCAACGATCCCTGTCCCTGCGGCAGCGGCAAGAAGTACAAGAAGTGCTGCGGCGCCGGGAAGTAG
- the prfB gene encoding peptide chain release factor 2 (programmed frameshift) has product MLQDYKGRLDELDRRLEELRVSLDLEATSEEIERLEKEMLAPGFWEDRARAEAVGKRLTYLKEKLARYRELESKCADVRELWQLALAEDDHSLEEEIARDLAAVEGKVEGQLLATLLNGPYDRHNAILSLHPGAGGTESQDWAAMLLRMYNRWCEDRGYQVELLDYLEGEEAGLKSATILVKGENAYGYLQAEKGVHRLVRISPFDAAGRRHTSFASVDVIPEVEADEEVEINPDDLKIDTFRSQGAGGQHVNKTDSAVRITHLPTGIVVTCQNERSQHANRLSAMKILQARLAALKRQEQEAELAQIRGEQREIAWGSQIRSYVFHPYSLVKDHRTGVETGNIQAVMDGQIDPFIQAYLHWQRRKQG; this is encoded by the exons ATGTTACAGGACTATAAAGGCCGCCTGGACGAACTGGACCGGCGGCTGGAAGAATTGAGGGTCTCCCTT GACCTGGAGGCAACCAGCGAAGAAATCGAGCGCCTGGAAAAGGAAATGCTGGCCCCGGGTTTCTGGGAAGACCGCGCCCGGGCCGAGGCCGTAGGCAAGCGCCTCACCTACCTCAAGGAGAAGCTGGCCCGCTACCGGGAGTTAGAGAGCAAGTGCGCCGACGTCCGGGAGCTATGGCAACTGGCCCTGGCCGAAGACGACCACTCCCTGGAAGAAGAAATAGCCAGGGACCTGGCTGCTGTCGAAGGCAAAGTGGAGGGTCAGCTCCTGGCGACCCTGCTGAACGGCCCCTATGACCGCCATAACGCCATCCTCTCCCTCCATCCAGGCGCCGGGGGAACGGAGTCCCAGGATTGGGCCGCCATGCTGTTACGCATGTATAATCGCTGGTGCGAAGACCGCGGCTACCAGGTGGAACTCCTGGATTACCTGGAGGGTGAAGAAGCCGGACTAAAGAGCGCCACCATCCTCGTCAAAGGGGAGAACGCCTACGGCTACCTCCAGGCGGAGAAGGGGGTGCACCGTCTGGTCCGGATCTCGCCCTTTGACGCCGCCGGTCGCCGCCATACCTCCTTTGCCTCGGTGGATGTTATCCCGGAAGTGGAGGCCGACGAGGAAGTCGAAATTAATCCCGACGATTTAAAGATCGACACCTTCCGCTCCCAGGGAGCCGGGGGACAGCACGTTAACAAGACGGACTCGGCGGTGCGGATCACCCACCTGCCCACGGGGATAGTGGTAACCTGCCAGAACGAGCGCTCCCAGCACGCCAACCGTTTGAGCGCCATGAAGATCCTCCAGGCCAGGCTGGCGGCTCTAAAGCGCCAGGAACAGGAGGCGGAGCTGGCCCAGATCCGGGGTGAACAGCGGGAGATCGCCTGGGGGAGCCAGATCCGTTCCTATGTCTTTCATCCCTACAGCCTGGTTAAAGATCACCGCACCGGGGTGGAAACAGGTAATATCCAGGCCGTTATGGACGGCCAGATCGACCCCTTTATCCAGGCTTATTTACACTGGCAGCGTAGAAAGCAAGGCTAA
- a CDS encoding ABC1 kinase family protein, producing the protein MSLRRRYIHLNRYRQVVNVLARYGFGYLLDQVGLGELILRRSREEAPLSLGQRLRLALEELGPTFIKLGQLLSTRPDLLPADIISELTRLQDRVPPFPFADVRKAVEEELGQPLEELFASFDPEPLAVASIGQVHLATLPDGSQVIVKVQRPGIARQVRVDLEILFDLARLAQRHTPYGKIYDFNQMAAEFARALTEELDYTREGRNADRFRENFAGDASVYFPAVYWDYTTRGVLTQEYVEAVKLNNLEEIDRRGYSRRRIAVNLARAVYQQVLVDGFFHGDPHPGNLAVLPGEVIVFMDFGLTGTLTEELKEQFVNLVLGIIRRRSQDVLRTIIAMGMVPAEVDRGALRREIEALRDKYYHLSFRQISLGQAIEELLQLAFRYHLRMPPELTLLGKTLLTLEGLVRKLDPELELAELAEPYGRELLRRRFSVRFLWRALTENLASGWEVMQSLPRQFQHLLDLAERGELTLRVEPLHLRGLVRQIDRIINKLTMSVVLLAFSIIMASLIISTALGAPTNSLFFRLPTLEVGFGAAGMMLLWLLVTIWRGGRD; encoded by the coding sequence ATGTCCCTGCGGCGTCGCTACATTCATTTGAACCGTTATCGCCAGGTGGTCAATGTCCTGGCCCGCTATGGTTTTGGTTATCTCCTGGATCAGGTGGGGCTGGGAGAATTAATTCTCCGGCGGTCACGGGAAGAAGCACCTCTGTCCCTGGGACAGCGCCTCCGCCTGGCCCTGGAGGAACTCGGACCTACCTTTATCAAGCTGGGACAGCTGCTGAGCACCAGGCCTGATCTGTTGCCGGCGGATATCATCAGCGAACTGACCCGCCTTCAGGACCGGGTGCCTCCCTTTCCCTTCGCTGACGTCCGAAAAGCGGTGGAGGAGGAACTGGGCCAGCCCCTGGAGGAACTCTTCGCCTCCTTTGACCCCGAGCCCCTGGCGGTGGCATCCATCGGCCAGGTCCACCTGGCTACCCTCCCGGACGGCAGCCAGGTAATCGTCAAGGTCCAGCGACCCGGAATTGCCAGGCAGGTTCGGGTGGATCTGGAGATCCTCTTCGACCTGGCCCGCCTGGCCCAGCGCCACACTCCCTACGGCAAGATATACGATTTCAACCAGATGGCCGCCGAGTTTGCCCGGGCCCTGACCGAAGAACTGGATTATACCCGGGAAGGCCGCAACGCCGACCGCTTCCGGGAAAACTTCGCGGGGGACGCAAGCGTCTATTTTCCGGCCGTTTACTGGGACTATACCACCAGGGGAGTGCTGACCCAGGAGTATGTAGAGGCGGTAAAACTCAATAACCTGGAAGAGATTGACCGCCGGGGTTATAGCCGCCGCCGGATAGCCGTTAACCTCGCCCGGGCCGTTTACCAGCAGGTTCTGGTGGACGGCTTTTTCCATGGCGACCCCCACCCGGGAAACCTGGCCGTCCTGCCAGGGGAAGTTATTGTCTTTATGGATTTCGGTCTCACGGGGACTTTGACGGAGGAACTTAAGGAGCAGTTTGTCAACCTGGTCCTGGGGATTATCCGCCGCCGCAGCCAGGACGTCCTCAGGACCATCATAGCCATGGGCATGGTGCCGGCCGAAGTGGACCGGGGTGCCCTGCGGCGGGAAATTGAAGCCCTGCGGGATAAATACTACCACCTTTCCTTTCGCCAGATCAGCCTGGGCCAGGCTATTGAGGAACTCCTCCAGCTGGCCTTCAGGTATCACCTGCGCATGCCCCCGGAATTAACCCTGCTGGGAAAAACCCTCTTGACCCTGGAGGGCCTGGTCAGGAAACTTGACCCGGAGCTGGAACTGGCCGAACTGGCCGAACCCTATGGCCGGGAGCTCTTGCGGCGTCGCTTCAGCGTTCGTTTCCTGTGGCGGGCGTTGACGGAAAACCTGGCTTCCGGCTGGGAGGTTATGCAGAGCCTCCCCCGGCAGTTCCAGCACCTCCTGGACCTGGCGGAACGGGGCGAACTGACCCTCAGGGTGGAACCCCTGCACCTGCGGGGCCTGGTGCGGCAAATAGACCGGATTATCAATAAGCTGACGATGAGCGTAGTTTTGCTCGCCTTCAGTATCATTATGGCCAGCCTGATCATCAGCACGGCCCTGGGGGCCCCGACCAACAGCCTTTTCTTCCGCCTGCCCACCCTGGAGGTCGGCTTCGGGGCGGCCGGCATGATGCTCCTGTGGTTACTGGTGACCATCTGGCGGGGCGGCCGCGACTGA
- a CDS encoding transketolase family protein — MTKIATREAYGKALVELGRQNSQVVVLDADLSKSTMTRYFAQEFPERFFNMGIAEQSLMATAAGLGLSGKIPFASTFAVFATGRAYDQVRNGIAYPKVNVKIAATHAGLTVGEDGASHQAVEDVTLMRAIPNMTVIVPADGEETRQAVFAAAAYQGPVYIRLGRPAVPVIYNEDYRFQIGRAHTLRRGKDAAIIACGVMVHEALRAAEELAAAGLEVMVVNMSTIKPLDREAVLAAAATGAVVTAEEHTVIGGLGSAVAEVLATERPVPLAMVGIRDTFGESGKPDELMAKYGLTARDIVAAVKRLKGKKD; from the coding sequence ATGACCAAGATTGCAACGCGGGAAGCCTACGGCAAGGCCCTGGTGGAGCTGGGGCGGCAGAACAGCCAGGTAGTGGTCCTGGACGCCGACCTGTCCAAGTCCACCATGACCCGCTACTTTGCCCAGGAGTTCCCCGAGCGCTTTTTCAATATGGGTATCGCCGAGCAGAGCCTCATGGCTACAGCCGCCGGTCTGGGATTAAGCGGCAAGATCCCCTTTGCCAGCACTTTCGCCGTTTTTGCCACCGGCCGGGCCTATGACCAGGTCCGCAACGGCATCGCCTATCCGAAGGTCAACGTAAAAATCGCCGCCACCCACGCCGGCCTTACCGTCGGCGAAGACGGCGCCTCCCACCAGGCTGTCGAGGACGTGACCCTGATGCGGGCCATCCCCAACATGACGGTCATCGTCCCGGCCGACGGCGAGGAAACCAGGCAGGCTGTCTTTGCCGCCGCCGCCTATCAGGGGCCGGTATATATCCGCCTGGGCCGCCCGGCTGTTCCGGTTATTTACAATGAGGATTATAGATTCCAGATCGGGCGCGCCCATACCCTGCGCCGGGGGAAGGACGCGGCCATCATCGCTTGCGGCGTCATGGTCCATGAGGCCCTCCGGGCGGCGGAGGAACTGGCGGCAGCGGGCCTGGAAGTCATGGTCGTCAACATGAGCACCATCAAACCCCTGGACCGGGAGGCTGTCCTGGCGGCGGCGGCCACCGGGGCAGTGGTGACAGCCGAAGAACACACCGTCATCGGCGGCCTGGGGAGCGCCGTGGCCGAGGTCCTGGCCACGGAGAGACCGGTACCCCTGGCCATGGTGGGCATCCGCGACACCTTCGGCGAGTCAGGCAAGCCCGACGAGCTGATGGCCAAATACGGCCTGACGGCACGGGATATCGTGGCTGCGGTGAAAAGGTTGAAGGGAAAAAAGGATTAA
- a CDS encoding Rpn family recombination-promoting nuclease/putative transposase — MPENEGQPRPPHHPYDKGYRQLLADKRVFLELLKTFVREAWVEAIDADDLILVNKSYVLQDFSEKEADVVYRLKTRNRNVIFYVLLELQSTVDYLMPFRLLLYMVEIWREIYNNTPQGERESKHFRLPPIIPAVLYNGAGSWTAALSFKEMLNSYQDFSGHLLDFRYLLFDVNRYSEEELIRAANLIAGIFLLDQKMQPEDLAGRLQKLAGVLRRLTPDEFRHFTTWLKNVVQPRMPGDFSEKIDGILNASNPWEVERMIYNLELTLEEMQRQALLKGLKEGEQKGKLEGKLEGKLEGKLEGKLEGKREVARNLLLLNVDIETIIKATGLALEEINALKKQMEQ, encoded by the coding sequence TTGCCGGAAAATGAAGGGCAGCCCCGGCCTCCCCACCACCCCTACGACAAGGGTTACCGGCAGCTTCTGGCCGACAAAAGGGTGTTCCTGGAGCTGTTAAAAACCTTCGTCCGGGAAGCCTGGGTGGAAGCCATCGACGCAGACGACCTCATCCTGGTTAATAAATCTTACGTCCTTCAGGATTTCAGCGAGAAAGAAGCCGATGTCGTCTATCGGCTTAAGACCAGAAATAGAAACGTCATCTTTTACGTCCTGCTGGAGTTACAGTCAACAGTAGACTACCTGATGCCCTTTCGCCTTTTACTCTATATGGTCGAGATCTGGCGGGAAATATACAACAACACTCCCCAGGGCGAGCGGGAGAGCAAGCATTTCCGCCTGCCGCCCATCATACCGGCGGTGCTCTACAACGGGGCTGGCTCCTGGACGGCGGCCCTTTCCTTCAAAGAAATGCTAAACAGTTACCAGGATTTCAGCGGGCATCTCCTCGACTTCCGCTACCTGTTGTTTGATGTGAACCGTTACAGCGAAGAAGAGCTTATCAGGGCGGCCAATCTAATCGCCGGCATCTTTCTATTGGACCAGAAGATGCAACCTGAAGACCTGGCGGGACGTCTGCAGAAACTGGCTGGGGTCTTAAGGCGGCTCACGCCTGATGAATTTCGCCATTTCACCACCTGGCTGAAGAACGTCGTCCAACCCAGAATGCCCGGAGATTTTAGCGAAAAAATCGATGGCATCCTGAACGCAAGCAATCCCTGGGAGGTGGAACGGATGATTTACAACCTGGAGCTAACCCTGGAAGAGATGCAACGGCAGGCTTTGTTAAAAGGCTTAAAGGAAGGCGAACAGAAAGGGAAACTGGAAGGCAAATTGGAAGGGAAACTGGAAGGCAAATTGGAAGGCAAACTGGAGGGCAAACGGGAAGTGGCCCGGAACCTCCTTTTGCTGAACGTTGACATTGAAACCATCATCAAAGCCACGGGACTTGCCCTGGAAGAGATAAACGCGCTGAAGAAACAGATGGAGCAGTGA
- a CDS encoding YitT family protein has protein sequence MHRKAWADYLGITAGTLVTALGLVLFLVPNRIAAGGVSGLATVLHYVFGWPVGLTMLVLNIPLFLAGLKVLGLEFGLKTLYGTIILSVFTDTLALWLHAPTSNTLLASLYGGLLSGVGMGIVFRSGGSTGGTDLAALLFRHYLHISAGMGLLMVDALVISLADLVFNVELALYALVALFLTSRAIDAIQEGGGYARAALIISDKAEEIARRVLVELDRGVTGLAGRGYYTRQEREVLLVVVQRAEVSRLKDLVASIDPEAFVIVSNVHEVLGEGFGYFNRL, from the coding sequence TTGCACAGGAAAGCGTGGGCAGACTACCTGGGGATTACCGCCGGCACCCTGGTTACGGCCCTGGGGCTGGTACTCTTCCTGGTGCCCAACAGGATCGCCGCCGGTGGCGTCAGCGGCCTGGCCACGGTCCTTCATTATGTCTTCGGCTGGCCGGTGGGCCTGACCATGCTGGTCCTCAACATACCCCTCTTTCTGGCCGGTTTGAAGGTCCTGGGCCTGGAGTTCGGCCTTAAAACCCTCTACGGGACCATCATCCTGTCCGTTTTTACCGATACCCTGGCCCTGTGGCTGCACGCGCCTACCAGCAACACCCTCCTGGCTTCCCTTTACGGCGGCCTCTTGAGCGGCGTCGGCATGGGTATAGTTTTCCGTTCCGGCGGCAGTACAGGGGGCACCGATCTGGCAGCCCTCCTCTTTCGCCACTACCTGCATATCAGCGCCGGCATGGGGTTGTTGATGGTGGACGCCCTGGTAATCAGCCTGGCCGACCTGGTATTTAATGTGGAACTGGCCCTGTATGCCCTGGTAGCCCTTTTTCTTACCAGCCGGGCCATCGACGCCATCCAGGAGGGCGGCGGTTACGCCCGGGCGGCCCTGATAATTTCAGATAAAGCCGAAGAAATCGCCCGCCGGGTCCTGGTGGAGCTGGACCGCGGCGTGACGGGACTGGCGGGCCGCGGCTACTATACCCGCCAGGAACGGGAAGTGCTGCTGGTTGTAGTCCAGCGGGCCGAGGTCAGCCGCCTGAAGGACCTGGTGGCTAGTATCGACCCGGAAGCCTTCGTCATCGTCAGCAACGTCCATGAAGTCTTGGGTGAGGGCTTTGGCTATTTTAACAGACTTTGA